Genomic window (Escherichia fergusonii ATCC 35469):
GATGTGGACTGGCGCTCATCACGCCACTTTCCACACCGACTTGCGCATACGCTTGGATACCGCTCGCGGTAGACATAGTTACCTCATGTTTTGATTAGCTGCTCATAGCTTCAAATTGTTGGGTTAAGTAAGTGCTGGTGTTATTCAGTTTGCTCATCATGGTATCGAGCTGGGTAAACTGCGCCTGATAGCGGGCGATAGTGTCATCGATGCTGGCACTGACAGAAAGATACTGTTTGGTTAATTTTTTCAGTGTGCTGTTAATACTGTCCTGCGCGCTGTCGATAATACCGTCATCAGCCAGATAGCCTTTTACCAGCCCGGCAATTTTGGTGGTAATACCGGTTTCTTTACCATCACCAACTAATAATTGCTGAACATCAACCGAATGTTCGCTAAGCGCTTTTTTCAGTTTATCGTCATCAATTTTTAATTTGCCGGTGGTCCCGTCCTGGGTAATGCCGATTTGCGATAATGTTTGAAAATTACCGCTGTTGGCACTGGCAGAAAATTGCCCGCGAATACCGGTTTGGATTGTGCGCACGGTGCTGTCACCCAACAATGCGCCATTACTGGTATCTTGTTTTTCAGCGCCAGGATCAACTGCCGTATATTTAGTCAGTGAACCGATGGTATCGACCAGAGAGTTATATGCCTCAACCCATGCTTTAATTGCGCTGGTAGATTTTTCATCACTTTTATTGACGGTGATCGTGACGTCATCGACGACTTTTGTCAGGTTTAGCGTAATTCCTTGTGGCGCATCGGTAATGGTATTGCTGCTGCGCTCGATATTAATCCCGTTTACGCTAAGTTTGGCGTCCTGCGCTTCGACAATTTGTTCGACGTTATTTCCGGTGACGTCCGGGTTATTAAAGCTAATAAACTGGTTTAATTTGTCATCACCTTGTACTGAAACACTCATCTGATTTTCCAGACCTGTTTCTGATGAGGTTAAAACCAGTTGATAGTCATTATCTTTCACTTTCACAATGCTGGCAGAAACCCCACCATCGGCATTGTTAATGGCATCACGCAGCCCCTCCAGAGAGGTTTGTTCACTGGTGAGCTTAATTTCCAGCGGCTTGTCTTTGCCATCCTGCTTGATAACCAGCGTACGTTCGCTGTTGCTATTACCCTGAATGGCTTTGCTGTCGGTGACGGGTGTCGTGGTGCGAATAGACTGCGCCTGCGCCAGTTGGCTGACGCTGATTTTATAAATCCCGGCAGCGGCACCGGCAGTGGTGCTGACGGTTAAATCCGTCGAGGAGCTGACCGCTGTGGTGCTTTTAAAAAGGGCGGCATCGTTTAAAGCAGTATTCGCTGTCTGGAATTTCTCCAACGAGCTTTTTAAGGTGCCAAATGCCGTCAACCGGGCGGTATTGCTGCTCTGCTGTTGAGTAATGGGCGTTAAGCGTTTTTTCTCTGCGGTAGTCAGGTTCGTCAGTAATGTATCCAGCGGTAAATTAGAGCCAACACCCAACGAAGTAAACGAAGCCATGCCTTATTCCTTTTGATTGCAAACAGAAGATAAGTGCGTTATCGGCAATCTTTCGCCAAAGTTTAAGGAAAAAGGGGCGTTGATAATGCGCGGAATAGTGAGACATAAAGCAGGTAATTCGGCGAGTAAAAATTTTCTAAAGTTCGAAATTCAGGTGCCGATACAAGGGTTACGGTGAGAAACCGTGGGCAACAGCCCAATAACATCAAGTGGTATTTGATAAGGAAAAAATCATGGCACAAGTCATTAATACAAACAGCCTGTCGCTGTTGACCCAGAATAACCTGAATAAATCTCAGTCTTCTCTGAGCTCCGCCATTGAACGTCTCTCTTCTGGCCTGCGTATTAACAGTGCTAAAGATGACGCAGCAGGTCAGGCGATTGCTAACCGTTTTACGGCAAATATTAAAGGTCTGACTCAGGCTTCCCGTAACGCGAATGATGGTATTTCTATCGCGCAGACCACTGAAGGTGCGTTAAACGAAATTAACAATAACCTGCAACGTGTACGTGAACTGTCAGTACAGGCAACTAACGGTACTAACTCTGGTTCTGATCTGAAATCAATTCAGGATGAAATTCAACAGCGTCTTGAGGAGATCGATCGCGTTTCCAACCAAACTCAGTTTAACGGCGTTAAAGTCCTGTCTCAGGACAATCAAATGAAAATTCAGGTTGGTGCTAATGATGGAGAAACCATCACAATCGATCTTAAGAAAATTGATGTCAAGAGCTTAGGTTTAGACGGTTTTAATATTAATGGACCTAAACAAGCTACAGCAGGTGATCTCAAATCTAGTTTCAAAAATGTAACTGGTTTTGATACTTATAATGTTGGGGGGAATGAATATCGCGTTGATATTAATTCTGGAGAAGTTACAGGTAACAATGGTGCTGATAAAACGTATGTCAGCTCGAAAAATGGTCAGTTAACTGATAAAAACGAAGAAGCTAATGGCAAGACCTTTTTCTCAAAGACTGCGTCAGGTACTGGTGATGCTAATGCACAGGCAATTGGTACCGCTATTAAAAATGGCAATGAAGGTGATACATTTGATTATAACGGTCAAACCTTTACTATTGACACTAAAACTGGTGCCGATGGTAATGGTACTGCGTCAACAATGATCAATGGTGAAAAAGTCACGCTGACTATTAAGGGGGCTGCGGGAGGCGCTTTAACTGCTGCAACTGTTGAGTCCGATAAAGATGTCTATACATCAGTAACTAATGGCCAGTATACTTTTGATGCAACAACGAAAAATGACGCAGCTAAACTTTCAGATTTAGAAGCTAATAATGCAACCAAAGGTACAAGCACCATTACTGTTAATGGTGCTAACTACACTGCAAATGCAGACGGTAGTAAAATTACTGATAAAGATGGTAAAGTCATGTATATGGATAAAACACCATCTGGTATCAGCACTCTGATTAATGAAGACGTTGCAGATTCTAAAAAAAGCACATCTAGTCCATTAGCTGCAATTGACGCTGCACTATCTAAAGTTGATGCTGTTCGTTCTTCTTTGGGTGCAATTCAAAACCGTTTCGACTCTGCCATCACCAACCTTGGCAACACCGTAAACAACCTGTCTTCTGCCCGTAGCCGTATCGAAGATGCTGACTACGCGACCGAAGTGTCTAACATGTCTCGTGCGCAGATCCTGCAACAAGCAGGTACTTCTGTTCTGGCACAGGCTAACCAGACCACGCAGAACGTACTGTCTCTGCTGCGTTAATCGCCGCTATATTCTTCCAAACCCCGCTCCGGCGGGGTTTTTTCTAGCAGGCAAATAGCCGTAACCTGCAAATAACCCCCCATTTCACCCACTATTCATCCGATTAAATCCTCTACAGAAACGGATAATCATGCCGATAACACATCTAACGCAGGGCTGTTTATCGTGAATTCACTGTATACCGCTGAAGGCGTAATGGATAAACACTCGCTGTGGCAACGCTATGTGCCGCTGGTGCGACACGAAGCACTGCGCCTACAGGTGCGGCTGCCCGCGAGCGTAGAACTGGACGACCTGCTACAGGCAGGCGGCATCGGGTTATTGAACGCAGTAGACCGCTATGACGCTCTGCAAGGAACGGCATTTACAACTTACGCAGTGCAGCGTATCCGAGGGGCAATGCTGGATGAACTACGCAGCCGTGACTGGGCGCCGCGTAGTGTCCGCCGCAATGCGCGCGAAGTGGCGCAGGCAATAGGGCAACTGGAACAAGAGTTAGGGCGCAACGCCAGCGAAACGGAAGTGGCAAAACGACTGGGGATCTCGACAGAAGAGTATCGCCAGATGTTGCTCGATACCAATAACAGTCAGTTGTTTTCCTATGACGAATGGCGGGAAGAGCATGGTGACAGTGCTGAACTGATCACCGAAGAGCATCAGCAGGCTAATCCGCTGCACCAGTTGCTGGAGAGTGATCTGCGCCAGCAAGTAATGGATGCCATCGAACGTTTGCCAGAGCGTGAAAAATTGGTGCTTACCCTTTACTACCAGGAAGAGCTGAATCTCAAAGAGATCGGCGCGGTACTGGAAGTGGGTGAGTCGCGCGTCAGTCAGTTGCATAGCCAGGCCATCAAACGATTACGCAGCAAACTGGGTAGGTGAATACGGTAACCACATTGCCGTCAAATGCCGCACAACGAATTGACTACCAGGAGTTATCATGACGGTGCAGCAAAGCAAACGACGGCCTCTGAGCCGCTACCTGAAAGACTTTAAACATAGCCAGACGCATTGTACCCACTGCCGCAAATTGCTCGATCGCATCACTCTTGTGCGCAGCGGGCAAATTGTTAACAAGCTGGAAATTGCTCGCCTTGATACCCCCATGGATGAGCCAGAGTGGCAAGAAGAACAACAACAATGGTCTGCGCTGTGCCGTTTTTGTGGTGATCTGCATTGCAAAGCTCACAATGATTTCTTCGATATTGTGGGTTTTAAACAATTTCTGATAGAACAGGCCGAAATGAGCCATAGCTCCATTCGTGAGTATGTCGTGCGCCTGCGCCGCCTGGGTAATCACCTCCATCAACAACACGTTTCACGTGCGCTACTGGCAGAAGGATATCTGGATGAAATCCTTGCGCCATGGTTACCGCAAACCAGCACCACCAATTACCTTATCGCGCTGCGTAAATATGAGCAGTATCGATCACAAAATCCTTCTTTACAGGTTCAGAGACTGACATCTGATATATATTAAAAATGAATAAGATGTAACGGAGTGTTTTTTGGCGCGAGTCAGAAACGCTCTACACTGATGCCGTTACTGACAACATTTGGGGTAATTATGAAATTAGCACTTCTGGGACGTCGGGCGTTGTTGAGCGTTATGGCGCTGGCACTGGTTGCCGGAATGAGCGCAAAAACCTTTGCAGATGAAGGCCTGTTAAATAAAGTTAAAGAGCGCGGCACGCTGCTGGTGGGCCTCGAAGGTACTTATCCTCCGTTCAGTTTTCAGGGCGATGATGGCAAACTGACCGGTTTTGAAGTGGAATTTGCCCAGCAACTGGCAAAACATCTCGGTGTTGAAGCGACGCTTAAACCAACCAAATGGGACGGAATGCTGGCATCGCTGGATTCAAAACGTATTGATGTGGTGATTAATCAGGTCACCATCTCTGACGAACGCAAGAAAAAATATGACTTCTCTACCCCCTACACCGTCTCCGGTATTCAGGCGCTGGTGAAAAAAGGTAATGAAGGAACGATTAAAACGGCGAATGATTTAAAAGGTAAAAAAGTGGGTGTCGGATTAGGGACGAACTATGAAGAGTGGTTGCGCCAGAATGTGCAGGGCGTAGACATTCGTACCTATGACGATGATCCAACCAAATATCAGGATCTGCGAGTCGGTCGAATTGATGCCATCCTGGTGGATCGTCTTGCCGCACTGGATTTGGTAAAGAAAACCAAAGACACACTTGCGGTAACAGGTGACGCGTTCTCCCGTCAGGAATCGGGCGTGGCTGTGCGTAAAAACAATGAAGACCTGCTGAAAGCGGTCAATGAAGCGATTGCCGAAATGCAAAAAGATGGCACTTTGCAGGCACTCTCACAAAAATGGTTTGGCGCTGATGTGACGAAATAATCATTGTAAACGACAAAAAAGGCGCTTTAACCGGCGCCTTTTTTATTTAATTCTCAACCGGGTGCATAATAAACAATAACTCACATCAATGTTTACCGGAGGCTCCATGTCACTGCAAAACTTAACGCGTTTCCCGCGTCTGGAATTTATTGGCGCACCAACGCCTCTTGAATATCTGCCGCGTTTTTCTGATTACCTCGGTCGTGAAATATTTATAAAACGTGATGATGTGACGCCGCTGGCAATGGGCGGCAATAAAGTCCGCAAACTGGAATTCCTTGCCGCCGATGCGCTGCGGGAAGGTGCTGATACTCTGGTAACGGCAGGGGCAATTCAGTCAAATCATGTGCGCCAGACAGCCGCTGTGGCGGCAAAACTGGGCTTGCATTGTGTCGCTTTACTGGAAAATCCCATCGGT
Coding sequences:
- the fliD gene encoding flagellar filament capping protein FliD, coding for MASFTSLGVGSNLPLDTLLTNLTTAEKKRLTPITQQQSSNTARLTAFGTLKSSLEKFQTANTALNDAALFKSTTAVSSSTDLTVSTTAGAAAGIYKISVSQLAQAQSIRTTTPVTDSKAIQGNSNSERTLVIKQDGKDKPLEIKLTSEQTSLEGLRDAINNADGGVSASIVKVKDNDYQLVLTSSETGLENQMSVSVQGDDKLNQFISFNNPDVTGNNVEQIVEAQDAKLSVNGINIERSSNTITDAPQGITLNLTKVVDDVTITVNKSDEKSTSAIKAWVEAYNSLVDTIGSLTKYTAVDPGAEKQDTSNGALLGDSTVRTIQTGIRGQFSASANSGNFQTLSQIGITQDGTTGKLKIDDDKLKKALSEHSVDVQQLLVGDGKETGITTKIAGLVKGYLADDGIIDSAQDSINSTLKKLTKQYLSVSASIDDTIARYQAQFTQLDTMMSKLNNTSTYLTQQFEAMSS
- a CDS encoding flagellin, whose amino-acid sequence is MAQVINTNSLSLLTQNNLNKSQSSLSSAIERLSSGLRINSAKDDAAGQAIANRFTANIKGLTQASRNANDGISIAQTTEGALNEINNNLQRVRELSVQATNGTNSGSDLKSIQDEIQQRLEEIDRVSNQTQFNGVKVLSQDNQMKIQVGANDGETITIDLKKIDVKSLGLDGFNINGPKQATAGDLKSSFKNVTGFDTYNVGGNEYRVDINSGEVTGNNGADKTYVSSKNGQLTDKNEEANGKTFFSKTASGTGDANAQAIGTAIKNGNEGDTFDYNGQTFTIDTKTGADGNGTASTMINGEKVTLTIKGAAGGALTAATVESDKDVYTSVTNGQYTFDATTKNDAAKLSDLEANNATKGTSTITVNGANYTANADGSKITDKDGKVMYMDKTPSGISTLINEDVADSKKSTSSPLAAIDAALSKVDAVRSSLGAIQNRFDSAITNLGNTVNNLSSARSRIEDADYATEVSNMSRAQILQQAGTSVLAQANQTTQNVLSLLR
- a CDS encoding RNA polymerase sigma factor FliA, giving the protein MNSLYTAEGVMDKHSLWQRYVPLVRHEALRLQVRLPASVELDDLLQAGGIGLLNAVDRYDALQGTAFTTYAVQRIRGAMLDELRSRDWAPRSVRRNAREVAQAIGQLEQELGRNASETEVAKRLGISTEEYRQMLLDTNNSQLFSYDEWREEHGDSAELITEEHQQANPLHQLLESDLRQQVMDAIERLPEREKLVLTLYYQEELNLKEIGAVLEVGESRVSQLHSQAIKRLRSKLGR
- the fliZ gene encoding flagella biosynthesis regulatory protein FliZ, whose protein sequence is MTVQQSKRRPLSRYLKDFKHSQTHCTHCRKLLDRITLVRSGQIVNKLEIARLDTPMDEPEWQEEQQQWSALCRFCGDLHCKAHNDFFDIVGFKQFLIEQAEMSHSSIREYVVRLRRLGNHLHQQHVSRALLAEGYLDEILAPWLPQTSTTNYLIALRKYEQYRSQNPSLQVQRLTSDIY
- the tcyJ gene encoding cystine ABC transporter substrate-binding protein, whose amino-acid sequence is MKLALLGRRALLSVMALALVAGMSAKTFADEGLLNKVKERGTLLVGLEGTYPPFSFQGDDGKLTGFEVEFAQQLAKHLGVEATLKPTKWDGMLASLDSKRIDVVINQVTISDERKKKYDFSTPYTVSGIQALVKKGNEGTIKTANDLKGKKVGVGLGTNYEEWLRQNVQGVDIRTYDDDPTKYQDLRVGRIDAILVDRLAALDLVKKTKDTLAVTGDAFSRQESGVAVRKNNEDLLKAVNEAIAEMQKDGTLQALSQKWFGADVTK